The proteins below come from a single Cricetulus griseus strain 17A/GY chromosome 6, alternate assembly CriGri-PICRH-1.0, whole genome shotgun sequence genomic window:
- the Pkn3 gene encoding serine/threonine-protein kinase N3 isoform X3: MIRRAIQKELKIKEGMENMRRVATDRRHLGHVQQLLRASNRRLEQLHGELRELHARVLLPTSAEPVASGPRPRAEQSRARHLEVLQRQLQVELKVKQGAENMIHTCARGTHKERKLLAAAQQMLKDSQLKVTLLRMKISSLETSGSPEPGEASQGREGGTQWPGLRVHLLPAGPDLLAEELQHRLRIEAAVAAGAKNVVKLLGGQKMQDRKALAEAQAQLQESSQKLDLLQLALDLLLERLPPTHSLRSRVTRELRMAMLGNPQPSRTLVKPIALTGTLQVRLLGCEQLLTAVPGRSPMAVLAGSPSEGWLRTRSRQQRGGGGELANEVLAVLKVDNRVVGQTGWGQVAEKSWDQAFIISLDRARELEIGVHWRDWRQLCGVAFLKLEDFLDNACHQLSLSLVPQGKLFAQVTFCDPVIERRPRLQRQRRIFSKHRGQDFLRASQMNLSMAAWGRLVMSLLPPCSSPSTVSPPKGCPPTEACGTSNSASPSNFLSMKTLSGEDMKPPPKPPRLYLPQEPVLDTPCIKRPHMDPRTGIATTQAVSPTRKPLQLQDFRCLAVLGRGHFGKVLLVQYKGTGKYYAVKALKKQEVLGRDEIDSLYCEKRILEAVGHTGHPFLLSLLACFQTSSHACFVTEFVPGGDLMMQIHEDVFPEPQACFYLSCVVLGLQFLHEKRIIYRDLKLDNLLVDAQGFLKIADFGLCKEGIGFGDRTSTFCGTPEFLAPEVLTQEAYTRAVDWWGLGVLLYEMLVGECPFPGDTEEEVFDCIVNADAPRPHFLSVQGLELIQKLLQKCPEKRLGAGEQDAEEIKVQPFFRTTNWQALLARTVRPPFVPTLCGPADLRYFEGEFTSLPPILTPPAPQSSLTARQQAAFRDFDFVSQQFLES, translated from the exons atgaTCCGTCGAGCTATCCAGAAGGAATTGAAGATCAAGGAGGGCATGGAGAACATGCGGCGTGTGGCCACAGACCGACGCCATTTGGGCCATGTGCAGCAGCTGCTGAGGGCCTCCAACCGCCGCCTGGAGCAGCTGCATGGCGAGCTGCGGGAGCTGCATGCCCGAGTTCTGCTGCCAACCTCAGCTG AGCCAGTGGCCTCAGGACCCCGGCCGCGGGCAGAGCAGTCAAGGGCTCGGCACTTGGAGGTTTTACAGAGGCAGCTGCAGGTGGAGCTGAAGGTAAAGCAGGGAGCTGAGAACATGATTCACACGTGTGCCAGGGGCACCCACAAG GAAAGGAAGCTCCTGGCAGCTGCCCAGCAGATGTTGAAGGATAGTCAACTGAAGGTAACCCTGCTCCGAATGAAGATAAGCAGCCTGGAGACCAGCGGATCTCCAGAGCCAGGTGAGGCCTCTCAAGGCAGGGAGGGTGGCACCCAGTGGCCAGGGCTGAGGGTTCACCTCCTTCCTGCAGGCCCTGACTTGCTAGCGGAGGAGCTACAGCACCGACTGCGAATCGAGGCTGCTGTGGCTGCAGGAGCCAAGAATGTGGTGAAGCTACTTGGTGGCCAGAAAATGCAGGACCGCAAGGCGCTGGCTGAG GCCCAGGCccagctccaggaatcctcccaGAAGCTAGACCTCCTACAGCTGGCCCTGGATTTGTTGCTGGAGAGGCTGCCACCCACCCATTCGCTGCGCAGCAGGGTGACCCGAGAGCTGCGGATGGCCATGCTCGGGAACCCCCAGCCTTCAAGGACACTTGTGAAACCCATTGCTCTGACAG GGACACTGCAGGTCCGCCTCCTGGGCTGTGAACAACTGCTGACAGCTGTGCCTGGACGGTCTCCCATGGCTGTCCTGGCAGGTAGCCCCTCTGAAGGCTGGCTCCGAACCAGGTCCAGGCAGCAGCGTGGTGGTGGAGGAGAGCTGGCCA ATGAGGTACTGGCTGTACTGAAGGTTGACAATCGTGTTGTGGGCCAGACAGGATGGGGACAGGTGGCTGAGAAATCCTGGGACCAGGCTTTTATCATCTCCTTGGATCGA GCCCGTGAGCTGGAGATCGGGGTTCACTGGCGGGACTGGCGGCAGTTGTGTGGTGTGGCCTTTCTGAAGCTTGAGGACTTCCTGGACAATGCCTGTCACCAGCTTTCTCTCAGCCTGGTGCCACAAGGAAAGCTCTTTGCTCAG GTAACCTTCTGTGACCCTGTCATTGAAAGGAGGCCTCGGCTGCAGAGGCAGAGACGTATTTTCTCCAAGCATAGAG GCCAGGACTTCCTGAGGGCTTCCCAGATGAACCTCAGCATGGCAGCCTGGGGACGCCTGGTCATGAGCCTGCTGCCCCCCTGTAGCTCACCAAGCACAGTCAGTCCCCCTAAAggatgccccccaactgaagcATGTGGGACCTCCAATTCTGCTTCCCCCAG TAATTTTTTGTCCATGAAGACCCTCTCCGGAGAAGACATGAAGcctccacccaagccccctcgTCTCTATCTGCCCCAAGAACCAGTCCTGGACACTCCT TGTATCAAACGCCCCCACATGGACCCTAGAACTGGAATAGCAACCACCCAGGCGGTCTCACCCACGAG GAAACCCCTCCAACTTCAAGACTTCCGATGCTTGGCTGTGCTGGGCAGGGGACACTTTGGGAAG GTCCTCCTGGTCCAGTACAAAGGAACAGGAAAATACTATGCTGTCAAGGCACTGAAGAAGCAGGAAGTGCTGGGCCGGGACGAGATTGACAG CCTGTACTGTGAGAAGCGGATCCTGGAGGCTGTGGGTCACACAGGGCACCCCTTCCTGCTATCCCTCCTTGCCTGCTTCCAGACCTCCAGCCACGCCTGCTTTGTTACTGAGTTTGTGCCTGGAGGAGACCTCATGATGCAGATCCACGAGGATGTCTTTCCTGAGCCCCAGGCCTG CTTCTACCTGTCCTGCGTGGTTCTGGGGCTACAGTTTCTACATGAGAAGAGGATTATTTACAG GGACCTGAAACTGGATAACCTGCTGGTGGACGCCCAGGGCTTCCTGAAGATTGCGGACTTTGGACTATGCAAGGAAG GGATTGGCTTTGGGGACCGGACGAGCACCTTCTGCGGCACCCCAGAGTTCCTGGCCCCCGAAGTTCTGACTCAGGAGGCTTACACTCGGGCTGTGGACTGGTGGGGCCTGGGTGTGCTGCTCTATGAGATGCTAGTGGGTGAG TGCCCATTCCCGGGGGACACAGAAGAGGAAGTGTTTGACTGCATTGTCAATGCAGATGCACCGCGTCCCCACTTCCTGTCGGTTCAGGGGCTTGAGCTCATTCAGAAG CTCCTCCAGAAGTGCCCAGAGAAGCGACTAGGAGCAGGAGAGCAGGATGCAGAAGAGATCAAGGTTCAGCCATTCTTCAGG ACCACCAACTGGCAGGCCTTGCTTGCTCGCACTGTCCGGCCCCCCTTTGTGCCTACTCTCTGTGGCCCTGCAGACCTTCGCTACTTCGAGGGGGAGTTCACCAGCCTGCCTCCAATCCTGACCCCACCAGCACCCCAAAGTTCCCTCACTGCCCGCCAACAGGCTGCCTTCCGGGACTTTGACTTTGTGTCTCAGCAGTTCCTGGAGTCCTGA